One Desmodus rotundus isolate HL8 chromosome 10, HLdesRot8A.1, whole genome shotgun sequence genomic window, acagaaacagAAAAGCCGGGGAGGGCCTGCCAGGCCCATCCCCCACCCCGTGCCTCgacagtcccagctctgccaggacTTGCCGGAGAGACAAAGACACAAAGATCCCATTTTTCTCCAGGAAAATAGATTGCATGTGTAAGACACCCGCGAGGAGAGCGGCGATCCGACTCCCGTGTGTGACGCGGGGAGGCGGGGCCGTGCGCTTCAAGGAGACTGAAATTGCATCTGATTGCATCAAAGCCTAACAAATGTTGAACCTAAAAGTCTTTTCATCCTGTAAAAAGACATTCAGTGGcgagatatttttttttttaagcacatgGCTACAAAGATCTTGAGCTCAGCAGAGACTTTGCTCACACACCACTGTTGCATAAGAATGAACTCAGGCTCCCTTCACGGGGTCTGCAGAATAAAGGGAGGGAGCGAAAAGAAACCCTGTTGAATCAAAGGATTCAGCAAGATAATATTACATCCTTGTGAGTGTGTTTCCTATAAAAAGAggcccctcccagcagccccaggctgtCGTTACTGGAGAGGCAGCGAGGGTTTATTAGAGATGCAGACCTCAGCATCTCAGCCCTGCCAAGCAGGCGGGCTGGAGCTCGTGAGCCCAAGGCCCTTGGCTTCCACGGCCCCTTCTGGCATCTTGCAGGGAGGGCCGTCTGCTCGGCCTCCACGCCAAGCCAGGCGAGTGGGTGCAAAGGCAGGCCCGGGGACAAAGGGAAGCCATCGCTCACTCCGGAAGGGCAGGCTGCTCTTGCTGCCTGAGCTCACATAGGCCAGGATGGCTTTCAGAGATGAAGAGGCAAATATGTGACGAAAGAAAAGATGAGGGAAAGCATTTGGGCATGAATTCACAACATATCCTCAAGTAATGGGGCATGCATGGGGGGGGAGGCAAAAGcttgaaatattcatttaaagTAACCTTTTTTATGCAAAGGATGGGTCTTCTCCCAGCTGCCCTCTGAGATCTGTGACTGCTGCGTGCCTGTATTTCTTTAACTTCATCCCCAGGTGAAGCAGATTCCATTGCGTGTGAGGAGGGACTTTTAAACGGCAGAATTCTGTCGAAGTTTTCAGTGGACGGAGTGATGGCATCTTGTTCCCCTTCGCATGCCCTCAGCTCCCGGCGCCGAGGGCTCAGGCGAAGCCCTCGTACATCCTCCATCTCAGAACACGTCACTCGCCTCCGGTCCTGTCCCTGCAACAGAGCTCTTCTGTGCTGACAGGCTCAAGGCGTCTAGAGGAATCGGAATGGGCTTTACTGTAAGTGGGAAAGTGCTAGATCGTTAGCACGTTAAATGGAGTTCGTGTAGCTGTCCCAACTTCCAGGCTGAGAAATTGCCCTGgaactattttaattaaaaaatgtacaacaattaaaaaaaaattaagaacaccATTTGGACTCTACTACTGCCTTTCAAGCTCCTGAGATTCTTAAACTTCTTTAGGCAAAAGGAgtgtcagagagagaacagaagccGGTAGATGACACTGTAATCGGTGCAAGATGACAGAGGATGATGAGACCCAGGCAATTCCTGGGACCATTCCAGAGTTTTGTACAAACTCCTTGTTGCCACCCCAGCGTGTCCGCGTGTCCGTCAGGATCCATTCTAGCTACCCTTCCCGGGCTACTCCAAACACTCCCCGGCATTTTAAACAAGAGACCCTAATAGTCATCAATGAAACATGTATGTCCTTCGCAGCATTTAAAATAACGTAAGTGCAGCAAAGCAGTCATCTATTCTATTTGCTGTCAAAAGGAGGCCTGGCGGAGCGCCTGTGCAGAAGTTGGGGGACCTCGTTTTGCACGCCCTTGTtgagtctctgagcctcagtttccccatctgaaatgAGGGGTTTTGCCAATCCCAGGACCATTGATCTACGAAGGCAGTGTTGCCTCCAAAACGCAGGCAGGCCCGTGCGCGGAAGCAGAGGGTCAAACTCGGGTGGCCTTTCAGAACTTCCAGCTGTGACGTGGAGCACCAGGCGGCAGCACTGAAAGCGTGAGGAAGTCCTTCCCGGTAAAATCGGTAACATGGGTCAGTCCAACGCTAGGAATCGTCACCGCGCAGGCCGGTTGGTTGGTGTTTTTGTGACCTACTCAGAATGTTTCAACGTTCTGTAACACCAAGTCTGATTCCCTGTGATTTCGAATTTCTTCAAGTATAGCTGacctatttatttgtattaaccCTTTTTCCAAACAGTGTCTCGTACAGTATTTTTGAGGCAAAGTACCAGGATTCTCTAGTTCAttagtaaaaaggaaagaaacacatttGCTTGCCTTCCTTGAGCCTAATCGAAAGGGAGACCTGTTGTAAGATTTCCTTTCTGAAAATTCAACTATTATCGTGGACTAGAAAAATGGTATGAAGACAGCGTGGTATAATTCAGATAGATTAACTAGTCTCTTTAGGGAAACTGAACGATAGAAAGCAAAGCAGATATACTTAATGTTTGGCAGCGAAATCTAGATTTATATAACAAATGTATGAACACGATTGAATAATCTCAAACCTTTCTACGCGTGGGAGACACATCCAAGTGGAAACTGATTCTGACCCTTAATCTGCGTCACGGACGCAGCCAAACTGTCTCATCTTTGCCTCGGGCCTGGTGGTGGTTTGACAAGACCTGCTTCACGTGGGGTGAACCCGAACAGTGGCGTCGGGGGCCAAATTAGCGGCCTAGACAGGCAAACACTTAGGGCATGAGAGGCTGGCAGGCCTCTGTGGGTGGGTTGGATTGGAAAACATTTCCGTAAGAGGATAAAAATCAATTTTGGCTGATTGATCGATTTTTggataaaaatctattttaacctctctgaatgGCTAATTTGCTTAGAGTGGCCTGAGTTTCACGTAGTATCTCccgttctgttttttttttttcaccagggATATTGGCAAAATCAGCAGCCAGTCCCTCAAGGAACCCGAAGACGGTTTGATCTGCATCTTCCACGAGGGTCCCTCAAACCGGGCAGGGAGACGGTTTGTCTCCAGAGAAGAGCGCGCTGCACGGGGACGCAGGCTGGACTCAGGTGCGTAGGTCCCCTCTTCCGGTCCAGTTGACACGCTCAGTTCTCTCCATCCAgatccctgcccccgccccggctctcttccttttctttttcacggAATGCTTGCTGCGTCACCGAGGCCAGCCTGGCGGGAGGACACGTAAATGCACCCAGTGGTTGGGGACCACTGGGAGCTGGGGCCACTGCACCCGTGTCACCGGGGCCGTTATAATACACATCTGGGTGCCACTGAACGTGACGTGTGTCAGATAATAGCTTTCATCTTCGCTCTCTTCAAACATACAAGTAAATACGCAGAAGTGAACCGGGCAGCTCTCCGTGGGGCCCAGCCAAACCGCTCGTGTGCAGTAGGTGAGCAGGCCTCTGGGAGGCCCTCTGTCCGGTCTGCCGAGCATCTGAGCAGGTTTGCAAGGACGGCCTGCGGAAACGATGGCTTTTAGTGACACACATGACAGTCTCCATTACGAGAAGCTGTCGCGCGTGTCCTCTGTGCCACTTCATGTCCCGGCAGGGCGTTTTTCCTCATTGATGGTTCCAGGGGTGGCTTCTGCTCCACTGTGTGTAGAGCATGGGGAAGTGGCCCCCCTAAAGCTGTGCTCgaggtttttaaaaagcaaaaacaaaaaaaacccaaaacaaaaaagacaacttTGCCGAGTGGTCAGACAGACTGGACCTGGGGATTATAGGTAAGAGGGGAAATGAAGCGTGGGAAGCTGTAATTTCTCCTTCTGCGGCGGCAGCCGCAGCTGCAGTCAGGCAGGGAAAGGTGTGGCCGCTCCGTGGAGGCTGGGGAGAAGGTCCCTCAGGTTACAGCAGGGGACCAGGCCACTGTCCTCGTCCCACTTCCCCACGCTGCGTCCCCCACCTCCCATTTGATTCCATGTCTGTCTGGGACAGTTTGGTGATtgctttccctcctcccactTTATTAccttcctcacttttttttttttaacacgaGTTGTTTGGCTCCTGACTGCGGTCCAGGGTGCGGACTTCGTCACCGCACCCGAGTGCAGTTCATGTTTAAACATGCTGTGGCTGGAGGTTTTCAGAAGAAGTCCCAGCCCCGAATGGTTTTGGAGAACGAGGTGTCCCAGCGGGGGTCAGGAAGCCCAGTGTGTGGACCGGGAGATTTGTAGGACAAATCACAGCGATAGGATCACCGATAAAACGATGAGACATGGGCGCCTGTCAGAGTGCATAATATTCACTGTGATCTGGGGTCTTGCCTTCCCTGATTTGCCGTGGTCCTTACAGTTTCTCTAAACAGAGCAGAGTCACCGAGctgccagagggcagagggatTCTGCGATTCAGCTCTCGTCCCAACGATGTGAAGGAAGCCCGCAAAATGACCTAAGTCATTCTGCCTGTTTGTGCGTGCTTTTAGTTTTGCCTATATTGagtcaaagaaaatgttttcccagAAACTGCTTACGGATGTTTGGGAAGAGAGACAGTCATAAAATACGTATACAGCACAATATAACTACCATTCAATCGAAATGCCTGGGTCGGTGGTTCTCAGCAGACGCACGTGGGTGCTTCGGACCCGGTCATCTGGGTGTGGGAGATTTCCTGAGTGTTGTAcaccttttctccgcatcctcggCCTCTCTCCACTCACTACTGCCTGTagcatccctcccctcccctcccctccgctgCTACCCCCAGACACCGCCCCGGGGCAAGAACCCTTGTCACGTGGGGTTTTTGTACTTTGCATAAAGAACTCCAGTGCTAGCTGGAGAGAGCTCCATAAGGCAAATGTTTCTTCAGGAAACACGCTCAGTGGACATACCTCACCTAAAATATTCCACGTTGCATCGAAATACACAAATTTCAAGGGACATTGAACGTGAGCTTGCATTTTGTGCCACGTTTGAAAACGTGCGATGTAGGCCAGGTAAATGAAGGTGGAAGATGCTTGCTTCTGAATGGACAGGAACGGTTTTCCTGTGGGTCGTCGTTAAATATATTGGCCTGCTTTCAGAGGTAACGTTTGCTGCAGGGAACAAATAAGACCCGACTAGAcgatttttcacagaactaattACAGCACCAGATTAGCTCTGGTGCTTCCTGTAGGCACTGACTTCACCTGTGCATGAAAGCACAGCTCTTCTGGGACGGCCCACAAATACTGCAGATGGAAGAACACAATGTGCAGGGAACCCGGGCCATCAGCCTGCAGACGGGCTGAAAACCGTGCATCGGTTTGTcagctattttttctttaactaacAACAAGGAGATAATAGAGGAGATATTAACTTGCTGTGTTTGGAAtgttgcgtgtgtgtgcatgaatatattgagaggaagggaaaaaataatagacATGAGGAAGTCTGGGAGGCAAGAGAAATATCCAGGAATGAAGGAATCTTAAGACTCAGGCTGTAGGAAAAATATACTGTATGGTTTGATGCATTCTTCTTCTACCTGTGAGTGCTGTTAAACCAGAAAGTCTTAGCTTGATTTGGCTTTACCAGAAAAAGCTACATGAATGATTCCGATGCATTAAATCATAAGATTTTCTGTGTGGGACACCTGGGTAAATGTCCAGTGAGAGTGTGTGGACTCCCAGTGAGAACTTGGGAGGACTaagccctcctcctccccctgttAAAAAATATGCCTGTGTCATTTTCCTGAACTATCAATATTTTGTTCACACTGCTTCTTAATCACCTCCTGTTCACCTGCCAGGAAAGAAATTAACCATCCTCCCTCTTCGCGGCCCCCCTCCCAGAGTGTGCAATAGCTCTTGTCCTGATAGGTTTACAGCTTTAAAGGTACTGCGGAGCCCTGCTAATTCAGTAGTTAAACTTTGGTAAGGTCCCATGACATTTAAGATGCCAGTAAACTACAGAACATCTAATATATTGAGGAAATCTTTCAGgattcaaaatatatatacatatgttcaGAAGTATTCAAGGCTACTTCGGAGGACAGTGGGGGCCGGAGCCACACACTGGACATCTCCTGGTGTCCCTGTGGGTACAGATGATGGTGTGACGGGTTCTCTCTGGGATTGTGCAATCAGGAGTTGCTTAGTCTGAAATAATAGGCCAGATTTAACAAGACAGATATAAAGTTCTTGTCCTAACTCCAAAATTCACCAGAACAAGGGAGACGTGGCTTAGGAGTTGCCTGTGATGATCTGTGGCCGTTTAGTGCTCTGCCGGTAGCTCAGCGCGAGTCAGGACAGAGGAGCCTGCGCTGCTCCCAAAGCCCAGGGAGGCCTAGTGTCTGGGCAGGACAGGGTTTctgaggtggaggagaggggacGTCCCCGATCTCTGGGGTTGGTAGGATGGATCCAGAACTGTTTCTCAGACACGATCCTTGTTTGCAGGTCAACCAAAGCCCCCCTGTCCTGTTCACCTGCAAAGAACAGTAAACCGGCTTCCTATGCTCAGCGGTAAGTAATTGAAAACCTCAGAAAAGCAAGGAATTGTTCAGTTGAAATTTTTCAATTAGTCTCAATAACCTGTGAGTAAAAACGTACTGGTTTGCCAGTGAAATATTGCTCACATTATGTAGTCTTAAAAGTTCTCCTGCAGAAATGTGGCACCTTGATTCTAGCCTTGGCAAAAAGGCTTGTAGAGGTTTTGATAACTTGTTGACTTTTGGTAACAGCGGGGGACGCTGACAAAGAAGCCATTCTCGGTTTGTAGTGGGAATATCAGCCTCCTGTTTGCTGCTCGGCTCAGACACTAATAAGCAAAGGCAGCCTCATGGAGAGCTGCCACCTAATAAATCTGTGTCTAAACATTATCTTCTTTTTGTGAGATGTGCAAGCCGTCGTTCTGACGCACTTAGAGATAAACCTCATTATTTGGTTCTTGTCTTTGCAAGACCAGCTTTAGCTGATAACATGTCTTACCACTCACAGACACCCGGTAAGTCCAACAGCACTCTCTCCAACACACCTCAGTGCTCCTGGCCCGTCCCTTTCCATGGGGGCGGtgtccagcccccactccctccccaccacgGCCTCCTGTTCACGTCTGCGCCCCCAAAGCGCTGACGTCAGTGCCGGAGCCATGGAGTTCAAAGCGGGGGGTAATCTTCTGATAACAAAATTGtatcccttccttcctgcctgcaatTACCTCACTGGCCGTGCGGCCCTGACATCTGCAGACCCTCTGTCGCAGTAGCAGCTGTGACTCCTGTCTGTCCTGTGGCAGGACGTTAGCTCCACATTCCTAAGAGCCCTAATTGTTCGGATATTTCCCTGGCGGCTCCAGAAGCTGGGACACCGGAGAGCACGCCACTTGGGACCCACCCCACTTTGGAACCAGACACAGAAGTGTAACGTGTCACAATCTGAGCCACTTGCAGGTATTGTCCTCGATGACATCCATCTATTCCTTGGGGACGTATTCCCAATTTCCCCATGTTGAGTGTGGAATTCTTTGAGAATGCCGCCAGATTCTGTTCCTACCCATAGTTCTCTCCCGAGGTTTatttatgattctctctctccTAATTTCCTCAAGTACTCATCATGCAAGAGGCCTCCCCCAAAGATAGGGTCCCCCAAAGACAGGCTCCTACCTAAATAGTTTGAAGAGAATTGATTAAGTTAGCGACGGACTCTCGTGGTGCAGTGAGAACTGTATCCCTGTTTCGGCTCACTTAGTGCCTCGTTTATGAGATTTTCAGCTACCTATCAATTTGCTCACAGTCACGAGATCTCCAAAAGGCCTGCGGAATCATTCAGTGTTGAGCAAAAACAACCGCAGGTTGGGTTCCCTCAATGCCTAGAACAATTTTGTGGTTTTGACTAATAACATCTATATGTTGTTTATTCAGAATGCTTCCATTCTTTAAAAAGGGCATGATGGGATTAACCTGTCTTTGAAGAGGCTACAGATACTTACTGTCTTTATCATAAGCCCATTGGTGCTTTTTTATTCATCAAATGAAGAATGACATGGATGTTACTAACACCCGACAATTACCTTATTAATCAGAATCATCACCAGTGCACCTGAGCCGGCTTGCTGCAGACCATGTTGAGGGGCGCTCGAGGTCAGAACGCGCCTCCGTGAACATGCAATGGCGTGATTTTCATTCACTTACAAATGTTCTAATGATCTCCTCTTTCCCCCACATCTTCCGAAATGGAGCAACGTTccccattatatatttttatttactttcactGCCAATTTAATTTAAtctctctctttgtttcattatttcttctgGAATTTTACACTCCTAGTGGTTAAAGCTCTCTCATAATTTAATagttgattttaaataattacgTATGCCTTCTATTCTAGTGCCTGTAGTCTCTGGTATCTTCTTCTGATTAGAAAAGATTTTACactgtttttcatatattttcaatgCCACTGATTCTATCTGTACATACGCGTTGTGCCAGGTTTATTGAACTTTCCCTATGATGACCAGCAGATATTTAAAAACCCCAGTGTACACTGAGTGTTTCATTAGCCGGAAAGCGGTATTTGCTTGCATAGCCTTCGGGCTGCTTACCTTCCCCGCTTCAGAAGTCTTTTTAGGAAATTAGCCTCCGGCTGATCCTTGTAATAACCATTAGCAATTATGGATTCCAGAAAAATGTCAACgcgagttttttaaaaatcaattttaaaaacagacacaaaatatCCAGTGTCTTGTCCACGACCGTCTTTAGACGCCAAGGACACACCCCTTACCTTTGTTGCTGTTCGTTGTCATGCCCTTTTCATCACTGTGCCCTGGATCACGGGAAATGCTCCATCCATCATGGGCTGTTCCCAGACTTTCGTAGATGGATAAATTCTTTTTAGAATCCATAGCagagttatttttcttatatCCTGGCATTTTTACACATCGTTTATGTTTTACAGAGGTTTGGGCAAAATGCCAGTCATGGACTCTTCGTTGGCCAGGAATCTATCCGCAGAACGGAGGGCCACACCTGTCGGCAGGTGGGGGCCGGTGTCACGTGACCAGGTCCCGAGCTCCGGGAGGTGCAGAGCTTGCCTGGGATTCATTATGGGGCTGCGCCAGAGCCTTTGCTGTCCTGCCACAGGTGGGTGACATCGCATGCTGGGAGCCTTTCCTTGGGTGCCCACCTGGAAGCCTTTCTGCTGAGTGCCAAGCACTCAGACGTTGGAACAGGCTTCCATTTGGGGGTCGAGGGCTGGCCTGTTGATGGGTGTTTTGCGAAAATGTCAAAGGCGATTGGGTGGTTTTACTTTGATTTGTTCCAGAAATTGTACCgactaaacttttaaaattttccatcaaCTTTTAAAATCACTTCCCATGTTCCAGAGAATTCCAGTCAGAAAGTGGGCTTTTAGGAATGTGTGATATGATAAAATACATCAaggcagaaataagaaaaagaggcaGACGAGGTGTGCAGGAGAAAGCTTTTCTTGTTCAAACCCGACTTTAGTCGTTTATTACCAAGGTTTCCCCACCTGAGAGCGTGAGTTTGACAGAATAAAAATGTCATTCTGGGTCGTTAGACAAGTCGCTTTCAATCATTCCCCAAATTTTCACCTAGGAGACAAACTAGAAGTTGTACTGAAGTATAATGAGATTAAAGAGATGGATAGAaatgatatttataatattagCTTCAGTCTTGGCAAAATATTCCTCACTCAGTGTCTACTTCTTTAGAAaaagatttctcatttttaatataaaaaagaatcaaactcTACATGCTTAAGACCGAAGGTTCACTGTGACCCGGAAACACCGCTGACATTCTGCGGTCTGGAAATCAGGTGCCCTGTGTGTTCCTGAGAAAAAGGTCAGCGGGTCCAGGGCACGAGCTCCCGAGACCGTGCGCGTGAGCAGGGCTAAGCCTCTGCCTGGTTTCCAAGAAGGAGGCACAGTGAGCCTACTAGACAACGTCCCACACCATCGCTTCCTCTGAAAGTGCAGTACGTCCCTCTGAAATCCTCCTTTAAGACCCCCGAGTGTTCACGTGTCGCCCGCGTTCCAGTAACTGAGACACGCACTCAGAACACGGTCACCGTGACTGCGCACATAGTTGCGGCACGTGTGTCCTTACAGATGAAGCGCTGCCGGAGCTTCCTCCCGGGTCAGACGCACAAGTGTGCCTGTGTTCTGCTGAGTCTCAGAAACAAAATGTGCCCCATCCAGGAAAGAATGTatacagaagagaagaaaacgACAGCGCTCCTCATTTCTAAGCTACCGGTGCTGCCAGGCGGCTCACGCAGAGACCCTGGAAGTGCCCGTCTCCTCGCTTCGAACCCAGATGTGGGTATGCGGGGCGAATTTTTGGAGCGCTGCACAGTCATAAAATACCCAAAAATAACAACGGAGGAAAACGCCGCTCTGCTGATACAATACACGTTGCCTTTTATGTGGTGCTAACAAAATGATGTCGATGGAAAATGAAATCTGTCTCCGCTTAAGACAGGAGCACAAAGACATTTCCCTTCTGGACAGCAGGCTCTGGCGTGGCGAGATCAAAGGAACAATTTTATCTGCATTGTGACTACGGACCCCAAAATTTTTACGGTATCCCTGTCTCCACGCTCCAGCTTACGTGTCCTCGATGGCATTTAAATTATAGCCTTGCGTAGCCAGACAGTCCAAACACCACGGCATCTGAGCGGACGCCCTGTTATAATCTGTCAGGGCGTCTTATTTCAAACCTCTTCTCTCCTGTGCTTGTCCTCGTTCTTTTCTGGTAGAAAAACTGAGCAAATTATCTTTCAAACCTGGCTTATGAGTTGACCTAATCAagctgggggaaaaaaggcatGTTTTGGTTTATATTAACTTAATTAATTTAACTAGTTTACAggtccccccccccttttttcctGCAGTATCCCCTCCCCATTTTGTGTGTTTGATTTTAGGATTGTCATCTTACCTATACGTGACGTGATGATGGTATATTATAGACACGTATTAAATGGTGGTCAACAATTAGAATTATAggcaaaatattttcctctccAAGTGAAGTGTTTTATGTTAACCTGATGTATAATGGAGtgattattatatataaatgacCATTTGTTCTCTGAATTCTTCCATAGCACACAACATAGATTGTGTTTCAAATGTCACCAGAGAGAAAAGTTTAAATTCGAAGACgttcttttaaaagaatgtttattataATGACTTAACAATAAAACCCTAAAAATTAACACTTTACTTAAAATGTTCCTGCAGATATAAAAATGAGTTGTTACATTCTTCCAGAAGTAGGATTTTTCTCAAATACAGATAGGCAGAAATATGTAATCAATTATTTTATACCTTCCTACTATCCAATGTTATATATCTAGATAGATAAATAGTTATTAGAAAAGCAGAGCGTAGTTTGTCCAGGAGCGTGGGTTAGATTAGTAACTGGTGGATAACTTCGTTCTCATGCTCCAAAAAGACACAACGTGAGATTTCATGTATTTTCCAGtagatttaaataatttgaaaatctaaTGAGTTTTTAAATCATACCAAGATTGAGATGCCTGAGACTTGTTGAGAATAAGTGACTTTAACATGCCCTTGGGATGCATTTccgtttattttttaattaagatgacACTGCTTTGGCTGAGCCAGCTGTGAGCGTGTATACTAGAATGTGTCTGTCTGCTTTGGAAAAAGACAACCACCCTGAATACATTAATTCCTAAATTTCCAAATGATTTGGCCAACTTTTAGTCCTAGTATTTTTTGTAGAGAAACCCCACCTTCTACAGGTGGCATGTAGAGTAGAAGTGAAGGGCTCGGCCGACGTGCAGGAGGAGGTCTGGGGAGCCCGCTCTGTTCCCGGAAACGCCTGGACCCTATGCGTGCTTTCCTCACAGGGGAGCCACCCACAGGAGGTGCGTGTGTGGCATGGGGACAAGTGAACGCACCCCTTTCACAGAATCAGGATGGGAGATCTCCACACTTAGTTGACATTTGAAAGAAAATCACGACCATTGGAATCTGATGTAGCTCCATGGGGCCATATACTGCAATATTCTGATCTGAAGTATCTATTTTTCTTGTattggaagcaaaaaaaaaaagattctggggGGCAAAAGAATAGATAGATTGAAAAACCCTCCACATGGGGAACACAGTTGGTTTTATACCTGcgtcccctcctgccccagacccAGCAAAGAGTCTCAGATTGTTTCTGGGAATCTACTCTTTGATAAATACCCAGATGAGATGCCACTTTATGAACTCTTGTTAATCTGCCATCCCGTCAAGGACTAAAACCACACCCAAtgctgctgccccccaccctccctcccctaccccagaCGCTCCCACTCCCAAGGCCGCCACACACAGGTGGGCAAGGTGAGTCCTTTACTACTTTAGGAGCTGCCTGCCCTCACACCCACCTGGGCGTGATCAGAACGGTGCCCCTTGGAGTATGTGCTGCGTGACCCACGCACGCTTTCACAGTGGCCTTGCCACTGTCCTGAGCTGCTGTGGGACCGTGTTTCCGTGTATGGGATAGTTTTGCTTCTTTGACCTTTGCAAAAACGATTTTCTACGTGGCCCCACTAGAACTAGCTTTTCTCACCCCACATCGTGTCCCTCTGCATCGTCGGCATTGTAGTTAATGTTTACGTCCTTCACTGCCGTATGACCTTGCATGGTGTGTATATacatcctcattttattttttgtgctcTTCCTTGATATTTGGGGTGTTGCCTCCTTTGCAATCACTTGGGCTGTTGCTCTAAAGCCCCTTGGGGGTGCCTTCTGGGGCCCATGGACGAGAAACACTCCAAGGGGTTCCTAGACCAGGAATTTCTGAGTCTCAATGTTTGAGGCGGGATTAAGGGCAGTTAGGAAGGGTAGAACGCAGAGGCTCCAGTGATGGACAGAAAGAATATCGGGCTATGCaaggctttctttttaaagacctGAAAAGGGCTTCATACCACATCCATACAAGTGCTGTTTGTGCGTCGTTGTAAGTGGCTCTTTGGGCAGCTCTGTAAAATGCTGGCCTCGCTAAATCGATCAGCCGTTCTCTCCAAATCCATTAGACACAAGGGGAAGTGAAGCCAGAAACCCTTTTGGTCACCTTAATATGGACggaatgcatttattttaaacgTGGGAGATGGGGATTAAAATGAGAGGATCCGGCCAAAGCAAAGAATGACCAGTTTTACTCCCACACCCTCTTCAAGCTATTTTGGGGGGTTTCAGAGAAGGCGGCAGGGTACAACTCATCTGCGTTAGGGAACGAGTGTGCATGGGCCAGACCAGCGTGGCTGGACTGCAAAGTCCGAGAGAGGCCAGGTCAGGAGAGGCAAAGGGGATGTTTGAAGAAGCCGAGTTCCTTTCTCCCTGGCACACCTCTGTCCATTTTCTTCCGGGGTCATTGCTACTCATCTTTTTAATGGACAAGAATTGTTCAGTGCTTCCCCGAATACTTTCAGGGACTTAGTGGTTAGAGAAAAGAGACTGCTAAAATGGAAGAGGATGAAGGGATTATCTAGCCCACCCTTCTCATTttgcagc contains:
- the LOC112318827 gene encoding uncharacterized protein isoform X1 translates to MTVWKWDIGKISSQSLKEPEDGLICIFHEGPSNRAGRRFVSREERAARGRRLDSGQPKPPCPVHLQRTVNRLPMLSEVWAKCQSWTLRWPGIYPQNGGPHLSAGGGRCHVTRSRAPGGAELAWDSLWGCARAFAVLPQVYGEPAPVQRFHAALEGDHLIRRRIQIPEHPAAWGTHVEVSGSHTVPQKVRKKSQLESKETRNYFSSNKPRNIKNRTQS
- the LOC112318827 gene encoding uncharacterized protein isoform X2, whose protein sequence is MDIGKISSQSLKEPEDGLICIFHEGPSNRAGRRFVSREERAARGRRLDSGQPKPPCPVHLQRTVNRLPMLSEVWAKCQSWTLRWPGIYPQNGGPHLSAGGGRCHVTRSRAPGGAELAWDSLWGCARAFAVLPQVYGEPAPVQRFHAALEGDHLIRRRIQIPEHPAAWGTHVEVSGSHTVPQKVRKKSQLESKETRNYFSSNKPRNIKNRTQS